A stretch of the Uranotaenia lowii strain MFRU-FL chromosome 3, ASM2978415v1, whole genome shotgun sequence genome encodes the following:
- the LOC129755689 gene encoding helix-loop-helix protein delilah, translating into MHHTMEALAFDQIPIMDLADANNNNSRVTRGPGASSSKEQHKKDEKYSLRQRQTRKPTPTAKPEKKTVPKDKPKPKAPPLSKYRRKTANARERTRMREINSAFENLRQAVPLAVAGGSGNSSPVSSPGNGAGSSCNEKLTKITTLRLAMKYIRILKDILNNSESGLMIDNNNDLDMVNHNEIEREVMLKGLLQSESIFKPISPVTVKQQATEKSPSRRSNSNASKKKPRKASKASSTKKSTSNTRSSRQTTIKPEAPSIDTGSELMDLGMMLDSDNDSLHLSEPCMSPLQTTAPSLKQQTFNSCNVSNTANDLEFGLFLESDADSLQLSEPCLSPLGNLDSLNPFNDLLHTGFNEQTALELYL; encoded by the coding sequence ATGCATCACACCATGGAGGCACTGGCCTTCGACCAGATCCCGATCATGGATTTGGCGGacgccaacaacaacaacagtcgAGTAACGCGAGGTCCCGGAGCATCCAGCAGCAAGGAGCAGCACAAGAAGGACGAAAAATACTCGCTACGCCAAAGGCAAACGCGTAAGCCAACACCTACAGCGAAACCGGAGAAAAAGACCGTGCCCAAGGATAAACCAAAACCGAAAGCTCCCCCTTTGAGTAAGTACCGACGCAAAACGGCCAATGCCAGGGAGCGAACCCGAATGCGTGAGATTAACAGCGCTTTCGAAAATCTTCGACAAGCTGTGCCATTGGCGGTGGCCGGCGGAAGTGGGAACAGCTCACCGGTAAGCTCGCCAGGAAATGGAGCCGGATCAAGTTGTAACGAGAAGCTCACCAAGATTACTACCTTAAGGCTGGCGATGAAGTACATTCGAATACTAAAGGACATATTGAACAACAGCGAAAGTGGGCTGATGATCGACAACAATAATGATCTGGACATGGTGAATCATAACGAAATTGAAAGAGAGGTTATGTTGAAAGGACTGCTCCAGAGTGAGTCCATTTTCAAACCAATCAGCCCAGTGACGGTCAAACAGCAGGCAACAGAAAAGAGTCCCAGTCGAAGATCCAACAGCAATGCCTCCAAAAAGAAACCACGAAAGGCCAGTAAAGCCAGTTCAACGAAGAAAAGTACCTCTAACACTAGATCCAGCAGACAGACGACAATCAAGCCGGAAGCCCCCAGTATAGACACCGGAAGTGAGCTTATGGATTTAGGCATGATGTTGGACTCGGACAACGATTCATTGCATCTCTCGGAGCCCTGCATGAGTCCGCTACAAACGACGGCTCCAAGCTTAAAACAACAAACCTTCAACAGCTGTAACGTCAGCAACACTGCCAACGATCTGGAGTTTGGTCTGTTTTTGGAGTCTGACGCCGACTCGCTTCAACTTTCGGAACCATGTCTTAGTCCCCTCGGTAACCTGGACTCCCTGAACCCATTCAACGACCTACTACACACCGGTTTCAACGAACAAACGGCTTTAGAGTTATACTTATAA